The Drosophila innubila isolate TH190305 chromosome 3R unlocalized genomic scaffold, UK_Dinn_1.0 2_E_3R, whole genome shotgun sequence genome has a segment encoding these proteins:
- the LOC117792141 gene encoding G protein-activated inward rectifier potassium channel 3 isoform X4, translating into MSELRRSFSRLSMIVYRATHSSEQSWREELLRYRQTRFSSRRVRKRVVFKHGECNVVQGNVAKRRRRYLQDIFTTLVDAQWRWTLLVFAASFVISWAFFAFIWWTIAFAHNDLEYIHLRNTQPELIANMTHTVCVTEVKGMMTAFLYSVETQTTIGYGNRYVTEECPEAIFTMCIQCITGVFIQAFMVGIVFAKLSRPKKRAQTLLFSRNAVICHRDGTPCLMFRVGDMRKSHIIEAHVRAQVIRKKVTKEGEVLPFYQQELHVGADGGEDRLMFIWPTTIVHKIDRNSPLYMLSASDMLKERFEVVVMLEGVIESTGMTTQARSSYLPSEILWGHRFVNVVSFRKETGEYEVDYTLFNNTYDVDTPLCSAKQLDELKSEYTRSTKSGIVPFADRTLSAASMLQRIASAASVDHLDPASDESLDSGRLPIRSHSIPNGVLASELEPLNNNNKPGASFTMGGHNISITTTAPSIPNLTSINERTNSGNSINSSNYNSNNNSLSTLNVGSGTGSHQSVTIVPHSGNGSNRTKQSNPRRLSIKQDQLPIDSMC; encoded by the exons atgtcAGAGTTGCGACGCAGTTTCAGTCGTTTATCGATGATCGTTTATCGGGCAACGCATTCCAGTGAACAATCCTGGCGCGAGGAGCTGCTAAG GTACCGACAGACAAGATTCAGCTCACGACGTGTCCGGAAACGTGTCGTATTTAAGCATGGTGAATGCAACGTGGTGCAGGGGAATGTGGCAAAGAGACGTCGCCGTTATCTGCAG GATATCTTCACGACCCTCGTGGACGCACAGTGGCGCTGGACGCTGCTCGTGTTCGCGGCCAGTTTCGTCATCTCGTGGGCCTTCTTCGCCTTCATCTGGTGGACGATTGCCTTTGCCCACAATGACCTGGAGTACATTCATCTGCGGAACACACAGCCGGAGCTGATTGCCAATATGACGCATACCGTGTGCGTAACGGAGGTGAAGGGTATGATGACTGCATTCCTGTACTCGGTGGAAACGCAAACGACCATCGGCTATGGCAATCGCTATGTGACCGAGGAATGTCCCGAGGCGATATTCACCATGTGCATTCAGTGCATCACGGGCGTCTTCATTCAGGCCTTCATGGTGGGCATTGTGTTTGCCAAGTTGTCGCGACCCAAGAAGCGCGCCCAGACGCTGCTCTTCTCGAGAAACGCCGTCATCTGCCATCGGGATGGGACGCCGTGTCTGATGTTCCGCGTGGGCGACATGCGCAAGTCGCACATCATTGAGGCGCATGTGAGGGCACAGGTCATACGCAAGAAGGTGACCAAGGAGGGCGAGGTGCTGCCCTTCTACCAGCAGGAGTTGCATGTGGGAGCCGATGGTGGCGAGGATCGCCTCATGTTCATCTGGCCCACGACAATTGTGCACAAGATCGATCGCAATAGTCCACTGTACATGTTGTCCGCCTCGGATATGCTCAAGGAGCGCTTCGAGGTGGTTGTCATGCTGG AGGGTGTCATTGAGTCCACGGGCATGACGACACAGGCACGCAGCAGCTATTTGCCCTCGGAGATACTCTGGGGTCATCGGTTCGTCAATGTGGTGTCCTTTCGCAAGGAGACGGGCGAGTACGAGGTGGACTACACGTTGTTCAACAACACCTACGACGTGGACACGCCACTGTGCAGTGCCAAGCAGCTGGACGAGCTCAAGTCCGAGTACACGAGAAGCACCAAGAGCGGCATAG TTCCCTTTGCGGATCGCACGCTCTCAGCGGCCAGCATGTTACAGCGAATAGCGTCGGCCGCTTCAGTGGATCATTTGGATCCGGCGAGCGACGAGTCCTTGGACTCGGGTCGCCTGCCAATTCGCTCGCATTCCATACCGAACGGCGTGCTGGCCAGTGAACTGGAGCCGctgaacaacaataacaagcccGGCGCCTCGTTCACAATGGGCGGACATAACATCTCCATAACGACAACGGCGCCGAGCATACCCAACCTAACAAGTATTAATGAGAGAACCAACTCCGGTAATTCcataaacagcagcaactacaacagcaacaacaacagcctcaGTACGCTCAATGTTGGCAGTGGCACTGGCAGCCATCAGAGCGTTACCATTGTGCCCCACTCTGGCAATGGCAGTAATCGTACCAAACAGTCAAATCCCCGTCGACTGAGCATTAAACAAGATCAGCTGCCCATCGATTCCATGTGCTGA
- the LOC117792141 gene encoding G protein-activated inward rectifier potassium channel 3 isoform X7 — MKRLMTWERDLVDAMYEYRQTRFSSRRVRKRVVFKHGECNVVQGNVAKRRRRYLQFIYLWQDIFTTLVDAQWRWTLLVFAASFVISWAFFAFIWWTIAFAHNDLEYIHLRNTQPELIANMTHTVCVTEVKGMMTAFLYSVETQTTIGYGNRYVTEECPEAIFTMCIQCITGVFIQAFMVGIVFAKLSRPKKRAQTLLFSRNAVICHRDGTPCLMFRVGDMRKSHIIEAHVRAQVIRKKVTKEGEVLPFYQQELHVGADGGEDRLMFIWPTTIVHKIDRNSPLYMLSASDMLKERFEVVVMLEGVIESTGMTTQARSSYLPSEILWGHRFVNVVSFRKETGEYEVDYTLFNNTYDVDTPLCSAKQLDELKSEYTRSTKSGIVPFADRTLSAASMLQRIASAASVDHLDPASDESLDSGRLPIRSHSIPNGVLASELEPLNNNNKPGASFTMGGHNISITTTAPSIPNLTSINERTNSGNSINSSNYNSNNNSLSTLNVGSGTGSHQSVTIVPHSGNGSNRTKQSNPRRLSIKQDQLPIDSMC, encoded by the exons ATGAAGCGACTGATGACCTGGGAGCGGGATCTTGTCGATGCGATGTACGA GTACCGACAGACAAGATTCAGCTCACGACGTGTCCGGAAACGTGTCGTATTTAAGCATGGTGAATGCAACGTGGTGCAGGGGAATGTGGCAAAGAGACGTCGCCGTTATCTGCAG tttatttatctgTGGCAGGATATCTTCACGACCCTCGTGGACGCACAGTGGCGCTGGACGCTGCTCGTGTTCGCGGCCAGTTTCGTCATCTCGTGGGCCTTCTTCGCCTTCATCTGGTGGACGATTGCCTTTGCCCACAATGACCTGGAGTACATTCATCTGCGGAACACACAGCCGGAGCTGATTGCCAATATGACGCATACCGTGTGCGTAACGGAGGTGAAGGGTATGATGACTGCATTCCTGTACTCGGTGGAAACGCAAACGACCATCGGCTATGGCAATCGCTATGTGACCGAGGAATGTCCCGAGGCGATATTCACCATGTGCATTCAGTGCATCACGGGCGTCTTCATTCAGGCCTTCATGGTGGGCATTGTGTTTGCCAAGTTGTCGCGACCCAAGAAGCGCGCCCAGACGCTGCTCTTCTCGAGAAACGCCGTCATCTGCCATCGGGATGGGACGCCGTGTCTGATGTTCCGCGTGGGCGACATGCGCAAGTCGCACATCATTGAGGCGCATGTGAGGGCACAGGTCATACGCAAGAAGGTGACCAAGGAGGGCGAGGTGCTGCCCTTCTACCAGCAGGAGTTGCATGTGGGAGCCGATGGTGGCGAGGATCGCCTCATGTTCATCTGGCCCACGACAATTGTGCACAAGATCGATCGCAATAGTCCACTGTACATGTTGTCCGCCTCGGATATGCTCAAGGAGCGCTTCGAGGTGGTTGTCATGCTGG AGGGTGTCATTGAGTCCACGGGCATGACGACACAGGCACGCAGCAGCTATTTGCCCTCGGAGATACTCTGGGGTCATCGGTTCGTCAATGTGGTGTCCTTTCGCAAGGAGACGGGCGAGTACGAGGTGGACTACACGTTGTTCAACAACACCTACGACGTGGACACGCCACTGTGCAGTGCCAAGCAGCTGGACGAGCTCAAGTCCGAGTACACGAGAAGCACCAAGAGCGGCATAG TTCCCTTTGCGGATCGCACGCTCTCAGCGGCCAGCATGTTACAGCGAATAGCGTCGGCCGCTTCAGTGGATCATTTGGATCCGGCGAGCGACGAGTCCTTGGACTCGGGTCGCCTGCCAATTCGCTCGCATTCCATACCGAACGGCGTGCTGGCCAGTGAACTGGAGCCGctgaacaacaataacaagcccGGCGCCTCGTTCACAATGGGCGGACATAACATCTCCATAACGACAACGGCGCCGAGCATACCCAACCTAACAAGTATTAATGAGAGAACCAACTCCGGTAATTCcataaacagcagcaactacaacagcaacaacaacagcctcaGTACGCTCAATGTTGGCAGTGGCACTGGCAGCCATCAGAGCGTTACCATTGTGCCCCACTCTGGCAATGGCAGTAATCGTACCAAACAGTCAAATCCCCGTCGACTGAGCATTAAACAAGATCAGCTGCCCATCGATTCCATGTGCTGA
- the LOC117792141 gene encoding G protein-activated inward rectifier potassium channel 3 isoform X8, giving the protein MKRLMTWERDLVDAMYEYRQTRFSSRRVRKRVVFKHGECNVVQGNVAKRRRRYLQDIFTTLVDAQWRWTLLVFAASFVISWAFFAFIWWTIAFAHNDLEYIHLRNTQPELIANMTHTVCVTEVKGMMTAFLYSVETQTTIGYGNRYVTEECPEAIFTMCIQCITGVFIQAFMVGIVFAKLSRPKKRAQTLLFSRNAVICHRDGTPCLMFRVGDMRKSHIIEAHVRAQVIRKKVTKEGEVLPFYQQELHVGADGGEDRLMFIWPTTIVHKIDRNSPLYMLSASDMLKERFEVVVMLEGVIESTGMTTQARSSYLPSEILWGHRFVNVVSFRKETGEYEVDYTLFNNTYDVDTPLCSAKQLDELKSEYTRSTKSGIVPFADRTLSAASMLQRIASAASVDHLDPASDESLDSGRLPIRSHSIPNGVLASELEPLNNNNKPGASFTMGGHNISITTTAPSIPNLTSINERTNSGNSINSSNYNSNNNSLSTLNVGSGTGSHQSVTIVPHSGNGSNRTKQSNPRRLSIKQDQLPIDSMC; this is encoded by the exons ATGAAGCGACTGATGACCTGGGAGCGGGATCTTGTCGATGCGATGTACGA GTACCGACAGACAAGATTCAGCTCACGACGTGTCCGGAAACGTGTCGTATTTAAGCATGGTGAATGCAACGTGGTGCAGGGGAATGTGGCAAAGAGACGTCGCCGTTATCTGCAG GATATCTTCACGACCCTCGTGGACGCACAGTGGCGCTGGACGCTGCTCGTGTTCGCGGCCAGTTTCGTCATCTCGTGGGCCTTCTTCGCCTTCATCTGGTGGACGATTGCCTTTGCCCACAATGACCTGGAGTACATTCATCTGCGGAACACACAGCCGGAGCTGATTGCCAATATGACGCATACCGTGTGCGTAACGGAGGTGAAGGGTATGATGACTGCATTCCTGTACTCGGTGGAAACGCAAACGACCATCGGCTATGGCAATCGCTATGTGACCGAGGAATGTCCCGAGGCGATATTCACCATGTGCATTCAGTGCATCACGGGCGTCTTCATTCAGGCCTTCATGGTGGGCATTGTGTTTGCCAAGTTGTCGCGACCCAAGAAGCGCGCCCAGACGCTGCTCTTCTCGAGAAACGCCGTCATCTGCCATCGGGATGGGACGCCGTGTCTGATGTTCCGCGTGGGCGACATGCGCAAGTCGCACATCATTGAGGCGCATGTGAGGGCACAGGTCATACGCAAGAAGGTGACCAAGGAGGGCGAGGTGCTGCCCTTCTACCAGCAGGAGTTGCATGTGGGAGCCGATGGTGGCGAGGATCGCCTCATGTTCATCTGGCCCACGACAATTGTGCACAAGATCGATCGCAATAGTCCACTGTACATGTTGTCCGCCTCGGATATGCTCAAGGAGCGCTTCGAGGTGGTTGTCATGCTGG AGGGTGTCATTGAGTCCACGGGCATGACGACACAGGCACGCAGCAGCTATTTGCCCTCGGAGATACTCTGGGGTCATCGGTTCGTCAATGTGGTGTCCTTTCGCAAGGAGACGGGCGAGTACGAGGTGGACTACACGTTGTTCAACAACACCTACGACGTGGACACGCCACTGTGCAGTGCCAAGCAGCTGGACGAGCTCAAGTCCGAGTACACGAGAAGCACCAAGAGCGGCATAG TTCCCTTTGCGGATCGCACGCTCTCAGCGGCCAGCATGTTACAGCGAATAGCGTCGGCCGCTTCAGTGGATCATTTGGATCCGGCGAGCGACGAGTCCTTGGACTCGGGTCGCCTGCCAATTCGCTCGCATTCCATACCGAACGGCGTGCTGGCCAGTGAACTGGAGCCGctgaacaacaataacaagcccGGCGCCTCGTTCACAATGGGCGGACATAACATCTCCATAACGACAACGGCGCCGAGCATACCCAACCTAACAAGTATTAATGAGAGAACCAACTCCGGTAATTCcataaacagcagcaactacaacagcaacaacaacagcctcaGTACGCTCAATGTTGGCAGTGGCACTGGCAGCCATCAGAGCGTTACCATTGTGCCCCACTCTGGCAATGGCAGTAATCGTACCAAACAGTCAAATCCCCGTCGACTGAGCATTAAACAAGATCAGCTGCCCATCGATTCCATGTGCTGA
- the LOC117792141 gene encoding G protein-activated inward rectifier potassium channel 2 isoform X2 — MTNRMIMDKSEAVGENAWTKLLADEKTKTPVIVKMANNNKADSMEITPLNVEQLNAKTAGSISPATISAGSVPDAPPDGAVNVEQTYNRTATYGSGINSAGGESSGSGTLLSRKESFFGTCHRQLRRSIKAVSESPGPLTRYRQTRFSSRRVRKRVVFKHGECNVVQGNVAKRRRRYLQDIFTTLVDAQWRWTLLVFAASFVISWAFFAFIWWTIAFAHNDLEYIHLRNTQPELIANMTHTVCVTEVKGMMTAFLYSVETQTTIGYGNRYVTEECPEAIFTMCIQCITGVFIQAFMVGIVFAKLSRPKKRAQTLLFSRNAVICHRDGTPCLMFRVGDMRKSHIIEAHVRAQVIRKKVTKEGEVLPFYQQELHVGADGGEDRLMFIWPTTIVHKIDRNSPLYMLSASDMLKERFEVVVMLEGVIESTGMTTQARSSYLPSEILWGHRFVNVVSFRKETGEYEVDYTLFNNTYDVDTPLCSAKQLDELKSEYTRSTKSGIVPFADRTLSAASMLQRIASAASVDHLDPASDESLDSGRLPIRSHSIPNGVLASELEPLNNNNKPGASFTMGGHNISITTTAPSIPNLTSINERTNSGNSINSSNYNSNNNSLSTLNVGSGTGSHQSVTIVPHSGNGSNRTKQSNPRRLSIKQDQLPIDSMC; from the exons ATGACAAATAGAATGATAATGGATAAATCAGAAGCTGTGGGCGAAAATGCCTGGACAAAGTTGCTGGCCGATGAAAAGACCAAGACACCCGTGATTGTCAAAAtggctaacaacaacaaggccGACAGTATGGAGATAACTCCCCTCAATGTGGAACAACTCAATGCAAAAACTGCGGGAAGCATTTCACCGGCTACCATCAGTGCAGGCAGCGTTCCAGATGCACCTCCAGACGGTGCTGTCAATGTGGAGCAGACCTACAATCGCACCGCCACCTATGGATCGGGCATCAATAGCGCCGGCGGTGAATCGAGTGGCAGCGGTACTTTACTCTCCCGCAAGGAATCATTTTTCGGCACTTGTCATAGACAGCTCAGGCGATCCATCAAGGCGGTCAGCGAATCACCCGGACCATTAACCAG GTACCGACAGACAAGATTCAGCTCACGACGTGTCCGGAAACGTGTCGTATTTAAGCATGGTGAATGCAACGTGGTGCAGGGGAATGTGGCAAAGAGACGTCGCCGTTATCTGCAG GATATCTTCACGACCCTCGTGGACGCACAGTGGCGCTGGACGCTGCTCGTGTTCGCGGCCAGTTTCGTCATCTCGTGGGCCTTCTTCGCCTTCATCTGGTGGACGATTGCCTTTGCCCACAATGACCTGGAGTACATTCATCTGCGGAACACACAGCCGGAGCTGATTGCCAATATGACGCATACCGTGTGCGTAACGGAGGTGAAGGGTATGATGACTGCATTCCTGTACTCGGTGGAAACGCAAACGACCATCGGCTATGGCAATCGCTATGTGACCGAGGAATGTCCCGAGGCGATATTCACCATGTGCATTCAGTGCATCACGGGCGTCTTCATTCAGGCCTTCATGGTGGGCATTGTGTTTGCCAAGTTGTCGCGACCCAAGAAGCGCGCCCAGACGCTGCTCTTCTCGAGAAACGCCGTCATCTGCCATCGGGATGGGACGCCGTGTCTGATGTTCCGCGTGGGCGACATGCGCAAGTCGCACATCATTGAGGCGCATGTGAGGGCACAGGTCATACGCAAGAAGGTGACCAAGGAGGGCGAGGTGCTGCCCTTCTACCAGCAGGAGTTGCATGTGGGAGCCGATGGTGGCGAGGATCGCCTCATGTTCATCTGGCCCACGACAATTGTGCACAAGATCGATCGCAATAGTCCACTGTACATGTTGTCCGCCTCGGATATGCTCAAGGAGCGCTTCGAGGTGGTTGTCATGCTGG AGGGTGTCATTGAGTCCACGGGCATGACGACACAGGCACGCAGCAGCTATTTGCCCTCGGAGATACTCTGGGGTCATCGGTTCGTCAATGTGGTGTCCTTTCGCAAGGAGACGGGCGAGTACGAGGTGGACTACACGTTGTTCAACAACACCTACGACGTGGACACGCCACTGTGCAGTGCCAAGCAGCTGGACGAGCTCAAGTCCGAGTACACGAGAAGCACCAAGAGCGGCATAG TTCCCTTTGCGGATCGCACGCTCTCAGCGGCCAGCATGTTACAGCGAATAGCGTCGGCCGCTTCAGTGGATCATTTGGATCCGGCGAGCGACGAGTCCTTGGACTCGGGTCGCCTGCCAATTCGCTCGCATTCCATACCGAACGGCGTGCTGGCCAGTGAACTGGAGCCGctgaacaacaataacaagcccGGCGCCTCGTTCACAATGGGCGGACATAACATCTCCATAACGACAACGGCGCCGAGCATACCCAACCTAACAAGTATTAATGAGAGAACCAACTCCGGTAATTCcataaacagcagcaactacaacagcaacaacaacagcctcaGTACGCTCAATGTTGGCAGTGGCACTGGCAGCCATCAGAGCGTTACCATTGTGCCCCACTCTGGCAATGGCAGTAATCGTACCAAACAGTCAAATCCCCGTCGACTGAGCATTAAACAAGATCAGCTGCCCATCGATTCCATGTGCTGA
- the LOC117792141 gene encoding inward rectifier potassium channel 4 isoform X1, translating to MTNRMIMDKSEAVGENAWTKLLADEKTKTPVIVKMANNNKADSMEITPLNVEQLNAKTAGSISPATISAGSVPDAPPDGAVNVEQTYNRTATYGSGINSAGGESSGSGTLLSRKESFFGTCHRQLRRSIKAVSESPGPLTRYRQTRFSSRRVRKRVVFKHGECNVVQGNVAKRRRRYLQFIYLWQDIFTTLVDAQWRWTLLVFAASFVISWAFFAFIWWTIAFAHNDLEYIHLRNTQPELIANMTHTVCVTEVKGMMTAFLYSVETQTTIGYGNRYVTEECPEAIFTMCIQCITGVFIQAFMVGIVFAKLSRPKKRAQTLLFSRNAVICHRDGTPCLMFRVGDMRKSHIIEAHVRAQVIRKKVTKEGEVLPFYQQELHVGADGGEDRLMFIWPTTIVHKIDRNSPLYMLSASDMLKERFEVVVMLEGVIESTGMTTQARSSYLPSEILWGHRFVNVVSFRKETGEYEVDYTLFNNTYDVDTPLCSAKQLDELKSEYTRSTKSGIVPFADRTLSAASMLQRIASAASVDHLDPASDESLDSGRLPIRSHSIPNGVLASELEPLNNNNKPGASFTMGGHNISITTTAPSIPNLTSINERTNSGNSINSSNYNSNNNSLSTLNVGSGTGSHQSVTIVPHSGNGSNRTKQSNPRRLSIKQDQLPIDSMC from the exons ATGACAAATAGAATGATAATGGATAAATCAGAAGCTGTGGGCGAAAATGCCTGGACAAAGTTGCTGGCCGATGAAAAGACCAAGACACCCGTGATTGTCAAAAtggctaacaacaacaaggccGACAGTATGGAGATAACTCCCCTCAATGTGGAACAACTCAATGCAAAAACTGCGGGAAGCATTTCACCGGCTACCATCAGTGCAGGCAGCGTTCCAGATGCACCTCCAGACGGTGCTGTCAATGTGGAGCAGACCTACAATCGCACCGCCACCTATGGATCGGGCATCAATAGCGCCGGCGGTGAATCGAGTGGCAGCGGTACTTTACTCTCCCGCAAGGAATCATTTTTCGGCACTTGTCATAGACAGCTCAGGCGATCCATCAAGGCGGTCAGCGAATCACCCGGACCATTAACCAG GTACCGACAGACAAGATTCAGCTCACGACGTGTCCGGAAACGTGTCGTATTTAAGCATGGTGAATGCAACGTGGTGCAGGGGAATGTGGCAAAGAGACGTCGCCGTTATCTGCAG tttatttatctgTGGCAGGATATCTTCACGACCCTCGTGGACGCACAGTGGCGCTGGACGCTGCTCGTGTTCGCGGCCAGTTTCGTCATCTCGTGGGCCTTCTTCGCCTTCATCTGGTGGACGATTGCCTTTGCCCACAATGACCTGGAGTACATTCATCTGCGGAACACACAGCCGGAGCTGATTGCCAATATGACGCATACCGTGTGCGTAACGGAGGTGAAGGGTATGATGACTGCATTCCTGTACTCGGTGGAAACGCAAACGACCATCGGCTATGGCAATCGCTATGTGACCGAGGAATGTCCCGAGGCGATATTCACCATGTGCATTCAGTGCATCACGGGCGTCTTCATTCAGGCCTTCATGGTGGGCATTGTGTTTGCCAAGTTGTCGCGACCCAAGAAGCGCGCCCAGACGCTGCTCTTCTCGAGAAACGCCGTCATCTGCCATCGGGATGGGACGCCGTGTCTGATGTTCCGCGTGGGCGACATGCGCAAGTCGCACATCATTGAGGCGCATGTGAGGGCACAGGTCATACGCAAGAAGGTGACCAAGGAGGGCGAGGTGCTGCCCTTCTACCAGCAGGAGTTGCATGTGGGAGCCGATGGTGGCGAGGATCGCCTCATGTTCATCTGGCCCACGACAATTGTGCACAAGATCGATCGCAATAGTCCACTGTACATGTTGTCCGCCTCGGATATGCTCAAGGAGCGCTTCGAGGTGGTTGTCATGCTGG AGGGTGTCATTGAGTCCACGGGCATGACGACACAGGCACGCAGCAGCTATTTGCCCTCGGAGATACTCTGGGGTCATCGGTTCGTCAATGTGGTGTCCTTTCGCAAGGAGACGGGCGAGTACGAGGTGGACTACACGTTGTTCAACAACACCTACGACGTGGACACGCCACTGTGCAGTGCCAAGCAGCTGGACGAGCTCAAGTCCGAGTACACGAGAAGCACCAAGAGCGGCATAG TTCCCTTTGCGGATCGCACGCTCTCAGCGGCCAGCATGTTACAGCGAATAGCGTCGGCCGCTTCAGTGGATCATTTGGATCCGGCGAGCGACGAGTCCTTGGACTCGGGTCGCCTGCCAATTCGCTCGCATTCCATACCGAACGGCGTGCTGGCCAGTGAACTGGAGCCGctgaacaacaataacaagcccGGCGCCTCGTTCACAATGGGCGGACATAACATCTCCATAACGACAACGGCGCCGAGCATACCCAACCTAACAAGTATTAATGAGAGAACCAACTCCGGTAATTCcataaacagcagcaactacaacagcaacaacaacagcctcaGTACGCTCAATGTTGGCAGTGGCACTGGCAGCCATCAGAGCGTTACCATTGTGCCCCACTCTGGCAATGGCAGTAATCGTACCAAACAGTCAAATCCCCGTCGACTGAGCATTAAACAAGATCAGCTGCCCATCGATTCCATGTGCTGA
- the LOC117792141 gene encoding G protein-activated inward rectifier potassium channel 3 isoform X3 yields MSELRRSFSRLSMIVYRATHSSEQSWREELLRYRQTRFSSRRVRKRVVFKHGECNVVQGNVAKRRRRYLQFIYLWQDIFTTLVDAQWRWTLLVFAASFVISWAFFAFIWWTIAFAHNDLEYIHLRNTQPELIANMTHTVCVTEVKGMMTAFLYSVETQTTIGYGNRYVTEECPEAIFTMCIQCITGVFIQAFMVGIVFAKLSRPKKRAQTLLFSRNAVICHRDGTPCLMFRVGDMRKSHIIEAHVRAQVIRKKVTKEGEVLPFYQQELHVGADGGEDRLMFIWPTTIVHKIDRNSPLYMLSASDMLKERFEVVVMLEGVIESTGMTTQARSSYLPSEILWGHRFVNVVSFRKETGEYEVDYTLFNNTYDVDTPLCSAKQLDELKSEYTRSTKSGIVPFADRTLSAASMLQRIASAASVDHLDPASDESLDSGRLPIRSHSIPNGVLASELEPLNNNNKPGASFTMGGHNISITTTAPSIPNLTSINERTNSGNSINSSNYNSNNNSLSTLNVGSGTGSHQSVTIVPHSGNGSNRTKQSNPRRLSIKQDQLPIDSMC; encoded by the exons atgtcAGAGTTGCGACGCAGTTTCAGTCGTTTATCGATGATCGTTTATCGGGCAACGCATTCCAGTGAACAATCCTGGCGCGAGGAGCTGCTAAG GTACCGACAGACAAGATTCAGCTCACGACGTGTCCGGAAACGTGTCGTATTTAAGCATGGTGAATGCAACGTGGTGCAGGGGAATGTGGCAAAGAGACGTCGCCGTTATCTGCAG tttatttatctgTGGCAGGATATCTTCACGACCCTCGTGGACGCACAGTGGCGCTGGACGCTGCTCGTGTTCGCGGCCAGTTTCGTCATCTCGTGGGCCTTCTTCGCCTTCATCTGGTGGACGATTGCCTTTGCCCACAATGACCTGGAGTACATTCATCTGCGGAACACACAGCCGGAGCTGATTGCCAATATGACGCATACCGTGTGCGTAACGGAGGTGAAGGGTATGATGACTGCATTCCTGTACTCGGTGGAAACGCAAACGACCATCGGCTATGGCAATCGCTATGTGACCGAGGAATGTCCCGAGGCGATATTCACCATGTGCATTCAGTGCATCACGGGCGTCTTCATTCAGGCCTTCATGGTGGGCATTGTGTTTGCCAAGTTGTCGCGACCCAAGAAGCGCGCCCAGACGCTGCTCTTCTCGAGAAACGCCGTCATCTGCCATCGGGATGGGACGCCGTGTCTGATGTTCCGCGTGGGCGACATGCGCAAGTCGCACATCATTGAGGCGCATGTGAGGGCACAGGTCATACGCAAGAAGGTGACCAAGGAGGGCGAGGTGCTGCCCTTCTACCAGCAGGAGTTGCATGTGGGAGCCGATGGTGGCGAGGATCGCCTCATGTTCATCTGGCCCACGACAATTGTGCACAAGATCGATCGCAATAGTCCACTGTACATGTTGTCCGCCTCGGATATGCTCAAGGAGCGCTTCGAGGTGGTTGTCATGCTGG AGGGTGTCATTGAGTCCACGGGCATGACGACACAGGCACGCAGCAGCTATTTGCCCTCGGAGATACTCTGGGGTCATCGGTTCGTCAATGTGGTGTCCTTTCGCAAGGAGACGGGCGAGTACGAGGTGGACTACACGTTGTTCAACAACACCTACGACGTGGACACGCCACTGTGCAGTGCCAAGCAGCTGGACGAGCTCAAGTCCGAGTACACGAGAAGCACCAAGAGCGGCATAG TTCCCTTTGCGGATCGCACGCTCTCAGCGGCCAGCATGTTACAGCGAATAGCGTCGGCCGCTTCAGTGGATCATTTGGATCCGGCGAGCGACGAGTCCTTGGACTCGGGTCGCCTGCCAATTCGCTCGCATTCCATACCGAACGGCGTGCTGGCCAGTGAACTGGAGCCGctgaacaacaataacaagcccGGCGCCTCGTTCACAATGGGCGGACATAACATCTCCATAACGACAACGGCGCCGAGCATACCCAACCTAACAAGTATTAATGAGAGAACCAACTCCGGTAATTCcataaacagcagcaactacaacagcaacaacaacagcctcaGTACGCTCAATGTTGGCAGTGGCACTGGCAGCCATCAGAGCGTTACCATTGTGCCCCACTCTGGCAATGGCAGTAATCGTACCAAACAGTCAAATCCCCGTCGACTGAGCATTAAACAAGATCAGCTGCCCATCGATTCCATGTGCTGA